The proteins below come from a single Tachysurus fulvidraco isolate hzauxx_2018 chromosome 26, HZAU_PFXX_2.0, whole genome shotgun sequence genomic window:
- the pmchl gene encoding pro-melanin-concentrating hormone, like — MVRAICKTIDRTTTTHAKSIPSMKLSVFSVLFFAIAFLSEALPLSNIEDINLIQDSTGEELAENFMGSRPGVSKIILVADAGLLRMLTALEKKMPERILSPDRIDGSPDFGSSISIVRRDTKRCMVGRVYRPCWEV, encoded by the coding sequence ATGGTCAGAGCAATTTGTAAAACCATCGACAGAACAACCACAACGCATGCCAAGAGCATCCCCAGTATGAAGCTGAGCGTCTTCTCCGTACTTTTTTTCGCCATCGCCTTCTTGTCTGAGGCACTTCCACTGAGTAACATCGAAGACATAAACCTCATCCAAGACTCTACTGGAGAAGAACTGGCTGAAAACTTTATGGGATCCAGACCAGGCGTTTCTAAGATCATCCTGGTGGCAGACGCCGGCCTGCTGAGAATGCTGACGGCTCTGGAAAAGAAAATGCCCGAGAGGATCCTGAGTCCAGATCGCATAGATGGAAGCCCTGACTTCGGCTCCAGCATCTCCATCGTCAGGAGGGACACCAAGAGGTGCATGGTGGGAAGGGTCTACAGACCATGCTGGGAAGTCTAG